The following coding sequences lie in one Gorilla gorilla gorilla isolate KB3781 chromosome 5, NHGRI_mGorGor1-v2.1_pri, whole genome shotgun sequence genomic window:
- the AKAP12 gene encoding A-kinase anchor protein 12 isoform X3: protein MVGQRDSEDVSERDSDKEMAAKSTVVHDVTDDGQEETPEIIEQIPSSESNLEELTQPTESQANDIGFKKVFKFVGFKFTVKKDKTEKPDTVQLLTVKKDEGEGAAGAGDHQDPSLGAGEAASKESEPKQSTEKPEETLKREQSHAEISPPAESGQAVEECKEEGEEKQEKEPSKSAESPTSPMTSETGSTFKKFFTQGWAGWRKKTSFRKPKEDEVEASEKKKEQEPEKVDTEEDGKAEVASEKLTASEQAHPQEPAESAHEPRLSAEYEKVELPSEEQVSGSQGPSEEKPAPLATEVFDEKIEVHQEEVVAEVHVSTVEERTEEQKTEVEETAGSVPAEELVEMDAEPQEAEPAKELVKLKETCVSGEDPTQGADLSPDEKVLSKPPEGVVSEVEMLSSQERMKVQGSPLKKLFTSTGLKKLSGKKQKGKRGGGDEESGEHTQVPADSPDSHEEQKGESSASSPEEPEEITCLEKGLAEVQQDGEAEEGATSDGEKKREGVTPWASFKKMVTPKKRVRRPSESDKEDELDKVKSATLSSTESAASEMQEEMKGSMEEPKPEEPKRKVDTSVSWEALICVGSSKKRARKGSSSDEEGGPKATGGDHQKADEAGKDKEMGTEGILAGSQEHDPGQGSSSPEQAGSPTEGEGVSTWESFKRLVTPRKKSKSKLEEKSEDSIAGSGVEHSTPDTEPGKEESWVSIKKFIPGRRKKRPDGKQEQAPVEDAGPTGANEDDSDVPAVVPLSEYDAVEREKMEAQQAQKSAEQPEQKAAAEVSKELSESQVHMMAAAVVDGTRAATIIEERSPSWISASVTEPLEQVEAEAALLTEEVLEREVIAEEEPPTVTEPLPENREARGDTVVSEVELTPEAVTAAETAGPLSAEEGTEASAAEETTEMVSAVSQLTDSPDTTEEATPVQEVEGGVPDIEEQERRTQEVLQAVAEKVKEESQLPGTGGPEDALQPVQRAEAERPEEHAEVPGLKKETDVVLKVDAQEAKTEPFTQGKVVGQTTPESFEKAPQVTESIESSELVTTCQAETLAGVKSQEMVMEQAIPPDSVETPTDSETDGSTPVADFDAPGTTQKDEIVEIHEENEVASGTQSGGTEAEAVPAQKERPPAPSSFVFQEETKEQSKMEDTLEHTDKEVSVETVSILSKTEGTQEADQYADEKTKDVPFVEGLEGSIDTGITVSREKVTEVALKDEGTEEAERKKDDALELQSHAKSAPSPVEREMVVQVEREKTEAEPTHVNEEKLEHETAVTVSEEVSKQLLQTVNVTIIDGAKEVSSLEGSPPPCLGQEEAVCTKIQVQSSEASFTLTAAAEEEKVLGETANILETGETLEPAVAHLVLEEKSSEKNEDFAAHPGEDVVPTGPDCQAKSTPVIVSATTKKGLSSDLEGEKTTSLKWKSDEVDEQVACQEVKVSVAIEEDLEPENGILELETKSSKLVQNIIQTAVDQFVRTEETATEMLTSELQTQAHVIKADSQDAGQETEKEGEEPQASAQDETPITSAKEESESTAVGQAHSGISKDMSEASEKTMTVEVEGSTVNDQQLEEVVLPSEEEGGGAGTKSVPEDDGHALLAERIEKSLVEPKEDEKGDDVDDPENQNSALADTDASGGLTKESPDTNGPKQKEKEDAQEVELQEGKVHSESDKAITPQAQEELQKQERESAKSELTES, encoded by the exons ATGG TTGGACAGAGAGACTCTGAAGATGTGAGCGAAAGAGACTCCGATAAAGAGATGGCTGCTAAGTCAACGGTTGTTCACGACGTCACAGATGATGGGCAGGAGGAGACACCCGAAATAATCGAACAGATTCCTTCTTCAGAAAGCAATTTAGAAGAGCTAACACAACCCACTGAGTCCCAGGCTAATGATATTGGATTTAAGAAGGTGTTTAAGTTTGTTGGCTTTAAATTCACTGTGAAAAAGGATAAGACAGAGAAGCCTGACACTGTCCAGCTACTCACTGTGAAGAAAGATGAAGGGGAAGGAGCAGCAGGGGCTGGCGACCACCAGGACCCCAGCCTTGGGGCTGGAGAAGCAGCATCCAAAGAAAGCGAACCCAAACAATCTACAGAGAAACCCGAAGAGACCCTGAAGCGCGAGCAAAGCCACGCGGAAATTTCTCCCCCAGCCGAATCTGGCCAAGCAGTGGAGGAAtgcaaagaggaaggagaagagaaacaagaaaaagaaccCAGCAAGTCTGCAGAATCTCCGACTAGTCCCATGACCAGTGAAACAGGATCGACGTTCAAAAAATTCTTCACTCAAGGTTGGGCCGGCTGGCGCAAAAAGACCAGTTTCAGGAAGCCGAAAGAGGATGAAGTGGAAGcttcagagaagaaaaaggaacaagagCCAGAAAAAGTAGACACAGAAGAAGAcggaaaggcagaggttgcctcCGAGAAACTGACCGCCTCCGAGCAAGCCCACCCACAGGAGCCGGCAGAAAGTGCCCACGAGCCCCGGTTATCAGCTGAATATGAGAAAGTTGAGCTGCCCTCAGAGGAGCAAGTCAGTGGCTCGCAGGGACCTTCTGAAGAGAAACCTGCTCCGTTGGCGACAGAAGTGTTTGATGAGAAAATAGAAGTCCACCAAGAAGAGGTTGTGGCCGAAGTCCACGTCAGCACCGTGGAGGAGAGAACCGAAGAGCAGAAAACGGAGGTGGAAGAAACAGCAGGGTCTGTGCCAGCTGAAGAATTGGTTGAAATGGATGCAGAACCTCAGGAAGCCGAACCTGCCAAGGAGCTGGTGAAGCTCAAAGAAACGTGTGTTTCCGGAGAGGACCCTACACAGGGAGCTGACCTCAGTCCTGATGAGAAGGTGCTGTCCAAACCCCCCGAAGGCGTTGTGAGTGAGGTGGAAATGCTGTCATCACAGGAGAGAATGAAGGTGCAGGGAAGTCCACTAAAGAAGCTTTTTACCAGCACTGGCTTAAAAAAGCTTtctggaaagaaacagaaagggaaaagaggaggaggagacgaGGAATCAGGAGAGCACACTCAGGTTCCAGCCGATTCTCCGGACAGCCACGAGGAGCAAAAGGGCGAGAGCTCTGCGTCATCCCCTGAGGAGCCCGAGGAGATCACGTGTCTGGAAAAGGGCTTAGCCGAGGTGCAGCAGGATGGGGAAGCTGAAGAAGGAGCTACTTCtgatggagagaaaaaaagagaaggtgtCACTCCCTGGGCATCATTCAAAAAGATGGTGACGCCCAAGAAGCGCGTTAGACGGCCTTCGGAAAGTGATAAAGAAGATGAGCTGGACAAGGTCAAGAGCGCTACCTTGTCTTCCACCGAGAGCGCAGCCTCTGAAatgcaagaagaaatgaaagggAGCATGGAAGAGCCAAAGCCGGAAGAACCAAAGCGCAAGGTGGATACCTCAGTATCTTGGGAAGCTTTAATTTGTGTGGGATCATCCAAGAAAAGGGCAAGGAAAGGGTCCTCTTCTGATGAGGAAGGGGGACCAAAAGCAACGGGAGGAGACCACCAGAAAGCCGATGAGGCCGGGAAAGACAAAGAGATGGGGACAGAAGGGATCCTTGCTGGTTCCCAAGAACATGATCCAGGGCAGGGAAGTTCCTCCCCCGAGCAAGCTGGAAGCCCTACCGAAGGGGAGGGCGTTTCCACCTGGGAGTCATTTAAAAGGTTAGTCAcgccaagaaaaaaatcaaagtccaAGCTGGAAGAGAAAAGCGAAGACTCCATAGCTGGGTCTGGTGTAGAACATTCCACTCCAGACACTGAACCCGGGAAAGAAGAATCCTGGGTCTCAATCAAGAAGTTTATTCCTGGACGAAGGAAGAAAAGGCCAGATGGGAAACAAGAACAAGCCCCTGTTGAAGACGCAGGGCCAACAGGGGCCAACGAAGATGACTCTGATGTCCCGGCCGTGGTCCCTCTGTCTGAGTATGATGCTgtagaaagggagaaaatggagGCACAGCAAGCCCAAAAAAGCGCAGAGCAGCCCGAGCAGAAGGCAGCCGCTGAGGTGTCCAAGGAGCTCAGCGAGAGTCAGGTTCATATGATGGCAGCAGCTGTCGTTGACGGGACGAGGGCAGCTACCATTATTGAAGAAAGGTCTCCTTCTTGGATATCTGCTTCAGTGACAGAACCTCTTGAACAAGTAGAAGCTGAAGCCGCACTGTTAACTGAGGAGGTATTGGAAAGAGAAGTAATTGCAGAAGAAGAACCCCCCACGGTTACTGAACCTCTGCCAGAGAACAGAGAGGCCCGGGGCGACACGGTCGTTAGCGAGGTGGAATTGACCCCCGAAGCTGTGACAGCTGCAGAAACTGCAGGGCCATTGAGTGCTGAAGAAGGAACCGAAGCATCTGCTGCTGAAGAGACCACAGAAATGGTGTCAGCAGTCTCCCAGTTAACCGACTCCCCAGACACCACAGAGGAGGCCACTCCGGTGCAGGAGGTGGAAGGTGGCGTACCTGACATAGAAGAGCAAGAGAGGCGGACTCAAGAGGTCCTCCAGGCAGTGGCAGAAAAAGTGAAAGAGGAATCCCAGCTGCCTGGCACTGGTGGGCCAGAAGACGCGCTTCAGCCTGTGCAGAGAGCAGAGGCAGAAAGACCAGAAGAGCATGCTGAAGTGCCGGGTCTGAAGAAAGAGACGGATGTGGTGTTGAAGGTAGATGCTCAGGAGGCAAAAACTGAGCCTTTTACACAAGGGAAGGTGGTGGGGCAGACCACCCCAGAAAGCTTTGAAAAAGCTCCTCAAGTCACAGAGAGCATAGAGTCCAGTGAGCTTGTAACCACTTGTCAAGCCGAAACCTTAGCTGGGGTAAAATCACAGGAGATGGTGATGGAACAGGCTATCCCCCCTGACTCGGTGGAAACCCCTACAGACAGTGAGACTGATGGAAGCACCCCCGTAGCAGACTTTGATGCGCCAGGCACAACCCAGAAAGACGAGATTGTGGAAATCCATGAGGAGAATGAGGTCGCATCTGGTACCCAGTCAGGGGGCACAGAAGCAGAGGCAGTTCCTGCACAGAAAGAGAGGCCTCCAGCACCTTCCAGTTTTGTGTTCCAGGAAGAAACTAAAGAACAATCAAAGATGGAAGACACTCTAGAGCATACAGATAAAGAGGTGTCGGTGGAAACTGTATCCATTCTGTCAAAGACTGAGGGGACTCAAGAGGCTGACCAGTATGCTGATGAGAAAACCAAAGACGTACCATTTGTCGAAGGACTTGAGGGGTCTATAGACACAGGCATAACAGTCAGTCGGGAAAAGGTCACTGAAGTTGCCCTTAAAGATGAAGGGACAGAAGAAGCTGAACGTAAAAAGGATGATGCTCTTGAACTGCAGAGTCACGCTAAGTCTGCTCCATCCCCCGTGGAGAGAGAGATGGTAGTTCAAGTCGAAagggagaaaacagaagcagagcCAACCCATGTGAATGAAGAGAAGCTTGAGCACGAAACAGCTGTTACCGTATCTGAAGAGGTCAGTAAGCAGCTCCTCCAGACAGTGAATGTGACCATCATAGATGGGGCAAAGGAAGTCAGCAGTTTGGAAGGAAGCCCTCCTCCCTGCCTAGGTCAAGAGGAGGCAGTATGCACCAAAATTCAAGTTCAGAGCTCTGAGGCATCATTCACTCTAACAGCTGCTGCAGAGGAGGAAAAGGTCTTAGGAGAAACTGCCAACATTTTAGAAACAGGTGAAACGTTGGAGCCTGCAGTCGCACATTTAGTTCTGGAAGAGAAATCctctgaaaaaaatgaagactttGCCGCTCATCCAGGGGAAGATGTTGTGCCCACAGGGCCCGACTGTCAGGCAAAATCGACACCAGTGATAGTATCTGCTACTACCAAAAAAGGCTTAAGTTCCGACCTGGAAGGAGAGAAAACCACATCACTGAAGTGGAAGTCAGATGAAGTCGATGAGCAGGTTGCTTGCCAGGAGGTCAAAGTGAGTGTAGCAATTGAGGAGGATTTAGAGCCTGAAAATGGGATTTTGGAACTTGAGACCAAAAGCAGTAAACTTGTCCAAAACATCATTCAGACAGCCGTTGACCAGTTTGTACGTACAGAAGAAACAGCCACCGAAATGTTGACGTCTGAGTTACAGACACAAGCTCACGTGATAAAAGCTGACAGCCAGGACGCTGGACAGGAAAcggagaaagaaggagaggaacCTCAGGCCTCTGCACAGGATGAAACACCAATTACTTCAGCCAAAGAGGAGTCAGAGTCAACCGCAGTGGGACAAGCACATTCTGGTATTTCCAAAGACATGAGTGAAGCCTCAGAAAAGACCATGACTGTTGAGGTAGAAGGTTCCACTGTAAATGATCAGCAGCTGGAAGAAGTCGTCCTCCCATCTGAGGAAGAGGGCGGTGGAGCTGGAACAAAGTCTGTGCCAGAAGATGATGGTCATGCCTTGTTAGCAGAAAGAATAGAGAAGTCACTAGTTGAAccaaaagaagatgaaaaaggtGATGATGTTGATGACCCTGAAAACCAGAACTCAGCCCTGGCTGATACTGATGCCTCAGGAGGCTTAACCAAAGAGTCCCCAGATACAAATGgaccaaaacaaaaagagaaggaGGATGCCCAGGAAGTAGAATTGCAGGAAGGAAAAGTGCACAGTGAATCAGATAAAGCGATCACACCCCAAGCACAGGAGGAGTTACAGAAACAAGAGAGAGAATCTGCAAAGTCAGAACTTACAGAATCTTAA
- the AKAP12 gene encoding A-kinase anchor protein 12 isoform X1, giving the protein MGAGSSTEQRSPEQPPEGSSTPAEPEPSGGGPSAEAAPDTTADPAIAASDPATKLLQKNGQLSTINGVAEQDELSLQEGDLNGQKGALNAQGALNSQEEEEVIVTEVGQRDSEDVSERDSDKEMAAKSTVVHDVTDDGQEETPEIIEQIPSSESNLEELTQPTESQANDIGFKKVFKFVGFKFTVKKDKTEKPDTVQLLTVKKDEGEGAAGAGDHQDPSLGAGEAASKESEPKQSTEKPEETLKREQSHAEISPPAESGQAVEECKEEGEEKQEKEPSKSAESPTSPMTSETGSTFKKFFTQGWAGWRKKTSFRKPKEDEVEASEKKKEQEPEKVDTEEDGKAEVASEKLTASEQAHPQEPAESAHEPRLSAEYEKVELPSEEQVSGSQGPSEEKPAPLATEVFDEKIEVHQEEVVAEVHVSTVEERTEEQKTEVEETAGSVPAEELVEMDAEPQEAEPAKELVKLKETCVSGEDPTQGADLSPDEKVLSKPPEGVVSEVEMLSSQERMKVQGSPLKKLFTSTGLKKLSGKKQKGKRGGGDEESGEHTQVPADSPDSHEEQKGESSASSPEEPEEITCLEKGLAEVQQDGEAEEGATSDGEKKREGVTPWASFKKMVTPKKRVRRPSESDKEDELDKVKSATLSSTESAASEMQEEMKGSMEEPKPEEPKRKVDTSVSWEALICVGSSKKRARKGSSSDEEGGPKATGGDHQKADEAGKDKEMGTEGILAGSQEHDPGQGSSSPEQAGSPTEGEGVSTWESFKRLVTPRKKSKSKLEEKSEDSIAGSGVEHSTPDTEPGKEESWVSIKKFIPGRRKKRPDGKQEQAPVEDAGPTGANEDDSDVPAVVPLSEYDAVEREKMEAQQAQKSAEQPEQKAAAEVSKELSESQVHMMAAAVVDGTRAATIIEERSPSWISASVTEPLEQVEAEAALLTEEVLEREVIAEEEPPTVTEPLPENREARGDTVVSEVELTPEAVTAAETAGPLSAEEGTEASAAEETTEMVSAVSQLTDSPDTTEEATPVQEVEGGVPDIEEQERRTQEVLQAVAEKVKEESQLPGTGGPEDALQPVQRAEAERPEEHAEVPGLKKETDVVLKVDAQEAKTEPFTQGKVVGQTTPESFEKAPQVTESIESSELVTTCQAETLAGVKSQEMVMEQAIPPDSVETPTDSETDGSTPVADFDAPGTTQKDEIVEIHEENEVASGTQSGGTEAEAVPAQKERPPAPSSFVFQEETKEQSKMEDTLEHTDKEVSVETVSILSKTEGTQEADQYADEKTKDVPFVEGLEGSIDTGITVSREKVTEVALKDEGTEEAERKKDDALELQSHAKSAPSPVEREMVVQVEREKTEAEPTHVNEEKLEHETAVTVSEEVSKQLLQTVNVTIIDGAKEVSSLEGSPPPCLGQEEAVCTKIQVQSSEASFTLTAAAEEEKVLGETANILETGETLEPAVAHLVLEEKSSEKNEDFAAHPGEDVVPTGPDCQAKSTPVIVSATTKKGLSSDLEGEKTTSLKWKSDEVDEQVACQEVKVSVAIEEDLEPENGILELETKSSKLVQNIIQTAVDQFVRTEETATEMLTSELQTQAHVIKADSQDAGQETEKEGEEPQASAQDETPITSAKEESESTAVGQAHSGISKDMSEASEKTMTVEVEGSTVNDQQLEEVVLPSEEEGGGAGTKSVPEDDGHALLAERIEKSLVEPKEDEKGDDVDDPENQNSALADTDASGGLTKESPDTNGPKQKEKEDAQEVELQEGKVHSESDKAITPQAQEELQKQERESAKSELTES; this is encoded by the coding sequence TTGGACAGAGAGACTCTGAAGATGTGAGCGAAAGAGACTCCGATAAAGAGATGGCTGCTAAGTCAACGGTTGTTCACGACGTCACAGATGATGGGCAGGAGGAGACACCCGAAATAATCGAACAGATTCCTTCTTCAGAAAGCAATTTAGAAGAGCTAACACAACCCACTGAGTCCCAGGCTAATGATATTGGATTTAAGAAGGTGTTTAAGTTTGTTGGCTTTAAATTCACTGTGAAAAAGGATAAGACAGAGAAGCCTGACACTGTCCAGCTACTCACTGTGAAGAAAGATGAAGGGGAAGGAGCAGCAGGGGCTGGCGACCACCAGGACCCCAGCCTTGGGGCTGGAGAAGCAGCATCCAAAGAAAGCGAACCCAAACAATCTACAGAGAAACCCGAAGAGACCCTGAAGCGCGAGCAAAGCCACGCGGAAATTTCTCCCCCAGCCGAATCTGGCCAAGCAGTGGAGGAAtgcaaagaggaaggagaagagaaacaagaaaaagaaccCAGCAAGTCTGCAGAATCTCCGACTAGTCCCATGACCAGTGAAACAGGATCGACGTTCAAAAAATTCTTCACTCAAGGTTGGGCCGGCTGGCGCAAAAAGACCAGTTTCAGGAAGCCGAAAGAGGATGAAGTGGAAGcttcagagaagaaaaaggaacaagagCCAGAAAAAGTAGACACAGAAGAAGAcggaaaggcagaggttgcctcCGAGAAACTGACCGCCTCCGAGCAAGCCCACCCACAGGAGCCGGCAGAAAGTGCCCACGAGCCCCGGTTATCAGCTGAATATGAGAAAGTTGAGCTGCCCTCAGAGGAGCAAGTCAGTGGCTCGCAGGGACCTTCTGAAGAGAAACCTGCTCCGTTGGCGACAGAAGTGTTTGATGAGAAAATAGAAGTCCACCAAGAAGAGGTTGTGGCCGAAGTCCACGTCAGCACCGTGGAGGAGAGAACCGAAGAGCAGAAAACGGAGGTGGAAGAAACAGCAGGGTCTGTGCCAGCTGAAGAATTGGTTGAAATGGATGCAGAACCTCAGGAAGCCGAACCTGCCAAGGAGCTGGTGAAGCTCAAAGAAACGTGTGTTTCCGGAGAGGACCCTACACAGGGAGCTGACCTCAGTCCTGATGAGAAGGTGCTGTCCAAACCCCCCGAAGGCGTTGTGAGTGAGGTGGAAATGCTGTCATCACAGGAGAGAATGAAGGTGCAGGGAAGTCCACTAAAGAAGCTTTTTACCAGCACTGGCTTAAAAAAGCTTtctggaaagaaacagaaagggaaaagaggaggaggagacgaGGAATCAGGAGAGCACACTCAGGTTCCAGCCGATTCTCCGGACAGCCACGAGGAGCAAAAGGGCGAGAGCTCTGCGTCATCCCCTGAGGAGCCCGAGGAGATCACGTGTCTGGAAAAGGGCTTAGCCGAGGTGCAGCAGGATGGGGAAGCTGAAGAAGGAGCTACTTCtgatggagagaaaaaaagagaaggtgtCACTCCCTGGGCATCATTCAAAAAGATGGTGACGCCCAAGAAGCGCGTTAGACGGCCTTCGGAAAGTGATAAAGAAGATGAGCTGGACAAGGTCAAGAGCGCTACCTTGTCTTCCACCGAGAGCGCAGCCTCTGAAatgcaagaagaaatgaaagggAGCATGGAAGAGCCAAAGCCGGAAGAACCAAAGCGCAAGGTGGATACCTCAGTATCTTGGGAAGCTTTAATTTGTGTGGGATCATCCAAGAAAAGGGCAAGGAAAGGGTCCTCTTCTGATGAGGAAGGGGGACCAAAAGCAACGGGAGGAGACCACCAGAAAGCCGATGAGGCCGGGAAAGACAAAGAGATGGGGACAGAAGGGATCCTTGCTGGTTCCCAAGAACATGATCCAGGGCAGGGAAGTTCCTCCCCCGAGCAAGCTGGAAGCCCTACCGAAGGGGAGGGCGTTTCCACCTGGGAGTCATTTAAAAGGTTAGTCAcgccaagaaaaaaatcaaagtccaAGCTGGAAGAGAAAAGCGAAGACTCCATAGCTGGGTCTGGTGTAGAACATTCCACTCCAGACACTGAACCCGGGAAAGAAGAATCCTGGGTCTCAATCAAGAAGTTTATTCCTGGACGAAGGAAGAAAAGGCCAGATGGGAAACAAGAACAAGCCCCTGTTGAAGACGCAGGGCCAACAGGGGCCAACGAAGATGACTCTGATGTCCCGGCCGTGGTCCCTCTGTCTGAGTATGATGCTgtagaaagggagaaaatggagGCACAGCAAGCCCAAAAAAGCGCAGAGCAGCCCGAGCAGAAGGCAGCCGCTGAGGTGTCCAAGGAGCTCAGCGAGAGTCAGGTTCATATGATGGCAGCAGCTGTCGTTGACGGGACGAGGGCAGCTACCATTATTGAAGAAAGGTCTCCTTCTTGGATATCTGCTTCAGTGACAGAACCTCTTGAACAAGTAGAAGCTGAAGCCGCACTGTTAACTGAGGAGGTATTGGAAAGAGAAGTAATTGCAGAAGAAGAACCCCCCACGGTTACTGAACCTCTGCCAGAGAACAGAGAGGCCCGGGGCGACACGGTCGTTAGCGAGGTGGAATTGACCCCCGAAGCTGTGACAGCTGCAGAAACTGCAGGGCCATTGAGTGCTGAAGAAGGAACCGAAGCATCTGCTGCTGAAGAGACCACAGAAATGGTGTCAGCAGTCTCCCAGTTAACCGACTCCCCAGACACCACAGAGGAGGCCACTCCGGTGCAGGAGGTGGAAGGTGGCGTACCTGACATAGAAGAGCAAGAGAGGCGGACTCAAGAGGTCCTCCAGGCAGTGGCAGAAAAAGTGAAAGAGGAATCCCAGCTGCCTGGCACTGGTGGGCCAGAAGACGCGCTTCAGCCTGTGCAGAGAGCAGAGGCAGAAAGACCAGAAGAGCATGCTGAAGTGCCGGGTCTGAAGAAAGAGACGGATGTGGTGTTGAAGGTAGATGCTCAGGAGGCAAAAACTGAGCCTTTTACACAAGGGAAGGTGGTGGGGCAGACCACCCCAGAAAGCTTTGAAAAAGCTCCTCAAGTCACAGAGAGCATAGAGTCCAGTGAGCTTGTAACCACTTGTCAAGCCGAAACCTTAGCTGGGGTAAAATCACAGGAGATGGTGATGGAACAGGCTATCCCCCCTGACTCGGTGGAAACCCCTACAGACAGTGAGACTGATGGAAGCACCCCCGTAGCAGACTTTGATGCGCCAGGCACAACCCAGAAAGACGAGATTGTGGAAATCCATGAGGAGAATGAGGTCGCATCTGGTACCCAGTCAGGGGGCACAGAAGCAGAGGCAGTTCCTGCACAGAAAGAGAGGCCTCCAGCACCTTCCAGTTTTGTGTTCCAGGAAGAAACTAAAGAACAATCAAAGATGGAAGACACTCTAGAGCATACAGATAAAGAGGTGTCGGTGGAAACTGTATCCATTCTGTCAAAGACTGAGGGGACTCAAGAGGCTGACCAGTATGCTGATGAGAAAACCAAAGACGTACCATTTGTCGAAGGACTTGAGGGGTCTATAGACACAGGCATAACAGTCAGTCGGGAAAAGGTCACTGAAGTTGCCCTTAAAGATGAAGGGACAGAAGAAGCTGAACGTAAAAAGGATGATGCTCTTGAACTGCAGAGTCACGCTAAGTCTGCTCCATCCCCCGTGGAGAGAGAGATGGTAGTTCAAGTCGAAagggagaaaacagaagcagagcCAACCCATGTGAATGAAGAGAAGCTTGAGCACGAAACAGCTGTTACCGTATCTGAAGAGGTCAGTAAGCAGCTCCTCCAGACAGTGAATGTGACCATCATAGATGGGGCAAAGGAAGTCAGCAGTTTGGAAGGAAGCCCTCCTCCCTGCCTAGGTCAAGAGGAGGCAGTATGCACCAAAATTCAAGTTCAGAGCTCTGAGGCATCATTCACTCTAACAGCTGCTGCAGAGGAGGAAAAGGTCTTAGGAGAAACTGCCAACATTTTAGAAACAGGTGAAACGTTGGAGCCTGCAGTCGCACATTTAGTTCTGGAAGAGAAATCctctgaaaaaaatgaagactttGCCGCTCATCCAGGGGAAGATGTTGTGCCCACAGGGCCCGACTGTCAGGCAAAATCGACACCAGTGATAGTATCTGCTACTACCAAAAAAGGCTTAAGTTCCGACCTGGAAGGAGAGAAAACCACATCACTGAAGTGGAAGTCAGATGAAGTCGATGAGCAGGTTGCTTGCCAGGAGGTCAAAGTGAGTGTAGCAATTGAGGAGGATTTAGAGCCTGAAAATGGGATTTTGGAACTTGAGACCAAAAGCAGTAAACTTGTCCAAAACATCATTCAGACAGCCGTTGACCAGTTTGTACGTACAGAAGAAACAGCCACCGAAATGTTGACGTCTGAGTTACAGACACAAGCTCACGTGATAAAAGCTGACAGCCAGGACGCTGGACAGGAAAcggagaaagaaggagaggaacCTCAGGCCTCTGCACAGGATGAAACACCAATTACTTCAGCCAAAGAGGAGTCAGAGTCAACCGCAGTGGGACAAGCACATTCTGGTATTTCCAAAGACATGAGTGAAGCCTCAGAAAAGACCATGACTGTTGAGGTAGAAGGTTCCACTGTAAATGATCAGCAGCTGGAAGAAGTCGTCCTCCCATCTGAGGAAGAGGGCGGTGGAGCTGGAACAAAGTCTGTGCCAGAAGATGATGGTCATGCCTTGTTAGCAGAAAGAATAGAGAAGTCACTAGTTGAAccaaaagaagatgaaaaaggtGATGATGTTGATGACCCTGAAAACCAGAACTCAGCCCTGGCTGATACTGATGCCTCAGGAGGCTTAACCAAAGAGTCCCCAGATACAAATGgaccaaaacaaaaagagaaggaGGATGCCCAGGAAGTAGAATTGCAGGAAGGAAAAGTGCACAGTGAATCAGATAAAGCGATCACACCCCAAGCACAGGAGGAGTTACAGAAACAAGAGAGAGAATCTGCAAAGTCAGAACTTACAGAATCTTAA